The Musa acuminata AAA Group cultivar baxijiao chromosome BXJ2-2, Cavendish_Baxijiao_AAA, whole genome shotgun sequence genome has a segment encoding these proteins:
- the LOC135605176 gene encoding cysteine proteinase inhibitor 1-like, with product MSRLLAMLLLLLVSSSVSTSHAQFPGGLQPIRDLNDPHVREIAVFAVSQYNVQENKGLELSQVLAGQKQLVSGMNYNLTLKVKDGLSTAKYVAVVYESLKGEKKLESFVLIQEKLGSWTPVDVNNPHVHDIAVFAVSEHNKEAKEPLTLVNVVQAQSQVVAGVNYKLLLVAKNEKGASAGYEAVVWEKEWENFRKLTSFKRN from the exons ATGAGTCGCCTTCTCGCtatgcttctcctcctcctcgtctcctccTCCGTCTCGACCTCTCATGCTCAGTTTCCGGGCGGCTTGCAGCCCATCCGGGACCTCAACGACCCCCATGTGCGTGAGATCGCCGTGTTCGCAGTCTCCCAGTATAACGTTCAGGAGAACAAGGGTCTCGAACTCTCTCAGGTGCTGGCCGGTCAGAAGCAGTTAGTGAGCGGGATGAACTATAACCTCACGCTGAAGGTGAAGGATGGATTATCCACGGCTAAGTACGTGGCAGTTGTGTACGAGTCCTTGAAGGGCGAGAAGAAGCTCGAGTCCTTCGTGCTGATTCAG GAAAAACTCGGTAGTTGGACTCCGGTAGACGTTAACAACCCCCACGTCCATGATATCGCTGTATTCGCTGTCTCCGAGCACAACAAAGAGGCGAAGGAGCCTCTGACCTTGGTGAACGTGGTGCAAGCTCAGAGCCAGGTGGTGGCCGGGGTCAACTACAAACTGCTGCTGGTGGCCAAAAACGAGAAGGGCGCGTCCGCCGGGTACGAGGCGGTGGTGTGGGAGAAGGAATGGGAGAACTTCCGGAAGCTCACCTCCTTCAAGCGGAACTAA